The Terriglobia bacterium genome window below encodes:
- a CDS encoding TonB family protein: MTRRGPALVIRIGRSRSPLRPFVTVSLLVHVGATAALAILPGLHHRPAPMGDAWVVGLAAPPPSPGSHAGGASSAAPRPSPSPSAGVRLDAPKPADKTVEKKKKDKKERPEPKSTAPVPAAGPTPPAGPQLPGGNPGSSGTAGPGIGAAGGTGVFSMDAIDSQFAWYRASVVASLQSHWIRPVLEGVRGILSVTVTFDVDRDGTLRNIKVVDSSGVPSLDRSALGAVQDASPLPPLPSGWGQPPFAARFEFRFSPGNP; encoded by the coding sequence GTGACGCGGCGCGGCCCGGCGCTCGTGATCCGGATCGGGAGGAGCCGAAGCCCGCTCCGCCCCTTCGTGACCGTCTCCCTCCTCGTCCACGTCGGGGCCACCGCCGCCCTCGCGATCCTCCCCGGCCTCCATCACCGGCCGGCCCCGATGGGCGATGCCTGGGTCGTCGGGCTCGCGGCGCCACCCCCCTCGCCGGGGTCCCACGCCGGCGGCGCGTCCTCCGCAGCGCCCCGCCCCTCTCCGTCCCCCTCTGCGGGCGTGCGACTCGACGCGCCGAAGCCCGCGGACAAGACGGTCGAGAAGAAGAAGAAAGATAAGAAGGAAAGGCCGGAACCGAAGAGCACGGCACCCGTCCCGGCCGCCGGCCCGACGCCGCCGGCGGGACCGCAGCTTCCCGGCGGGAATCCGGGGTCCTCCGGCACCGCGGGACCGGGGATCGGTGCCGCGGGAGGCACCGGCGTGTTCTCGATGGACGCGATCGACTCCCAGTTCGCGTGGTACCGCGCCAGCGTCGTCGCCTCCCTCCAGAGCCACTGGATCCGGCCCGTGCTGGAGGGCGTGCGCGGCATCCTCTCGGTGACGGTCACGTTCGACGTGGATCGCGACGGGACCCTCCGGAACATCAAGGTGGTCGATTCCAGCGGGGTCCCGTCCCTCGACCGCTCGGCGCTCGGTGCCGTGCAGGATGCGTCGCCGCTCCCTCCCCTCCCCTCCGGCTGGGGACAGCCGCCGTTCGCCGCGCGCTTCGAGTTCCGCTTCAGCCCTGGGAACCCGTGA
- a CDS encoding biopolymer transporter ExbD — translation MLVLLIISMVAAPMLERGIKLDLPATETAAEMEEARVVVSLDRDGRIRVNDRPVHPDLLGQQMKALATTRPGETVFLRADKLLPYGEVLLVMDRIRKAGVTRVALVTVPIESPGEKRP, via the coding sequence ATGCTCGTGCTCCTGATCATCTCGATGGTGGCCGCGCCGATGCTGGAGCGCGGGATCAAGCTCGATCTCCCGGCGACCGAGACCGCGGCGGAGATGGAGGAGGCCCGGGTCGTGGTCTCCCTCGACCGCGACGGCAGGATCCGCGTCAACGACCGCCCGGTCCACCCCGACCTCCTGGGACAGCAGATGAAGGCGCTCGCGACGACCCGCCCGGGCGAGACCGTGTTCCTCCGCGCCGACAAGCTCCTCCCCTACGGCGAGGTTCTGCTGGTCATGGACCGGATCCGCAAGGCCGGAGTCACCCGCGTCGCGCTGGTCACGGTCCCGATCGAGAGTCCCGGGGAGAAGAGGCCGTGA
- a CDS encoding MotA/TolQ/ExbB proton channel family protein, whose translation MLMVPAATAGEVEIWALIRDSGAMGRFVLLVLSVFSVISWGIIAERLRIFRRAERETETFLEKFRKGGGLAAIQDATTTLRESPLAQVFRAGFREISLNPPPGGAPEGDELDALDRMLRKSALVQTARLERSLGFLATTASATPFIGLFGTVWGIMKAFHGIGTAGAASIAAYAPGITEALVTTAAGLAAAIPAVIAYNHFLGRLRGMDAKTDEFIADFIHRVQGRRA comes from the coding sequence ATGCTCATGGTTCCCGCCGCGACGGCCGGCGAAGTCGAGATCTGGGCGCTAATACGCGATTCCGGCGCCATGGGGAGGTTCGTTCTCCTGGTGTTGTCGGTGTTCTCCGTGATCTCCTGGGGGATCATCGCGGAGCGGCTGCGCATCTTCCGGCGGGCCGAGAGGGAGACCGAGACCTTCCTGGAGAAGTTCCGTAAGGGCGGCGGACTCGCGGCGATCCAGGACGCGACCACGACGCTTCGCGAGAGCCCGCTCGCCCAAGTGTTCCGGGCCGGGTTCCGCGAGATCAGCCTCAACCCGCCCCCCGGCGGCGCTCCCGAGGGGGACGAGCTGGACGCGCTCGACCGGATGCTTCGCAAGAGCGCGCTCGTGCAGACCGCCCGGCTCGAGAGGAGCCTGGGGTTCCTCGCCACCACCGCCAGCGCCACCCCGTTCATCGGGCTGTTCGGCACGGTCTGGGGGATCATGAAGGCCTTTCACGGCATCGGCACCGCGGGCGCCGCCTCGATCGCGGCGTACGCCCCTGGAATCACCGAGGCGCTGGTCACGACCGCCGCCGGCCTCGCAGCGGCGATCCCCGCGGTGATCGCCTACAACCACTTCCTCGGGCGGCTTCGCGGCATGGACGCGAAGACCGACGAGTTCATCGCCGACTTCATCCACAGGGTCCAGGGGCGGAGGGCCTGA